In the Gracilimonas sp. genome, CTTTCATATCCACCACCGTTTGGGTGGTGATTTTTACAGGACGGTCGGATTTTTTTTGAGTGCTCATGCCTTATCCTTCGGCACTAAAGCAGCCGATGCCTCCAGTTCGCATGCCACTTCGCCATCAACAGTAGCCTTACCTTTCATGGTAACAAAGTTGCGCCGCATAGATCCCATTTCTACTTCAAGAACCAACTGATCACCGGGTACAACCTGTCTTCTGAATTTGCAGTTATTGATTCCTGTAAATACCATCAATGTTTCATCCGGGTTTTCTGCTTTTTGCGTCATCAACATGATCGCTCCAGCTTGTGCCAATGCTTCAACCTGAAGCACACCCGGCATTATAGGCTGACCAGGAAAGTGCCCGTTAAAAAATTCTTCATTGGCGGTCACGTTTTTTAGGGCCTTAATTTTTTCTTCTTCAAGTTCCAACACCCTGTCTACCAATAAAAATGGATATCGATGTGGCAGAACTTTTTTAATGTCTTCTATCTTCATAAAAATTTGTTTGGTTTATTTTGCCAGGAATTACTGAATCTACAAAGCTGTCATCCTGAGCGCATACATGGCTTATTATGAACTATTGCTAAACGCGAAGGATCTCAAAATTTATAACCGGATGTTAATTAGAACCTGAGACTCTTCGCTTTAAACACAGACATTTAACATATCTTCTGAGCGCTCAGAGTGACAACATTGGCAAGAATATACAATTATTGAACCACTCCTACATAAACGTATGCGATACCACCGGTTAGCTTAATCGCTCGCTTTTCTTTGAAAGCCCCCGATTCATCCATCAGAGCTAAAAACTTATCTCCGGCCGGAAACTCAGCGCTGGTTCGCGGTAAATAAGTATAGGCTTCCCGATTTCCACTTAGCCAACCGCCTATGGCTGGCATAATATGCTGACTGTAGAGTTCATAGGGATATTTCATGAGTCCTTTGGGTTGGCCAAACTCTAGTACCGTTACTCTCCCGCCAGGTTTTACAACTCGGGCTAATTCCTTCAAAGCTACCACCGGGTCGTCTACATTTCGGATACCGAATGCGATACTGGAGATATCAAACTTATCATCCTCATAGGGAAGGTTCATGGCATCAGCCACTTCAAAATCGATTTTCAAGCCCTCTTTCTCTGCTTTCGCAGGCGCCGGTTCAATCATAGGAGCACAGAAATCAGTTCCTAAAACATACCCTGAATCTCCTACTGCCTTCTTGAACTCGATGGCCAAGTCTCCGGTTCCGGTCGCACAGTCAAGCACATGGTCACCTTCGTGAGCCCCGCTTTCCAATACCGCTTTTTTTCTCCATGCATGATGTACTCCAAATGACAACACACTGTTTACGCGATCATAATCATCGGCGATATCAGCAAACATGGATCTTACTTTTTCACTCATAAATATCGGTTGATTTTGCTTTTGGATATAAAACCCAAAGCAGGCTGAAATGGTTCTTTTAAAGAATTGGAATATAAAGAATAAATGTAACCGGTTGATAAGAATAAATTGTTCAGACCAGCTCCATAAGGTGATCGGTTTTATTCAACTCCACAGCTTTGAACTTCCCATCATGCCACGTCAGATGATTGATGGCTCCGTTCTGATGCTCAATTTTGTGCATGTTCTTTAACCCGTGTCCCAGCCACTCAGATAGTAAAACACGGGTAAGCCGGCCATGAATCATGAATACAATGCTTTCTTCCGAAGATGATTCCAGTACTTCTTCAACCTTTGCATTTGCTCTGGCATAAGTTTGCCGCGGCGACTCACCGTTTTCAGGAGCATAATCTACATTCCCGCTTTTCCATTTCTCATGTACGTCCATCACCTGCTCTTTGATCTCAGTAAATACTTTCCCCTCGAGGATGCCAAAATCAATCTCATCCAGTTCGGGGTGTTTATGGATTTTCAGCTTTCTTTGATCAGCCAGCGGTTGGGCTGTTTCATGAGTCCGCCGAAGAGCGCTAGCTACAATTTTATGAACTTCATAAGATTCAAGAGCATCGCAAATAGCCTGGGCTTGTTGCCGGCCTAACTCATTAATAGAGGCATCCAGGCTCCTTCCCTGAATAATATGCGCTTTGTTATTGTCCGTCTCTCCGTGGCGAATGATGAATAATTGCTTCATTTATATGTGGTTTATACCTGAACAGATGAATGTATAGATTGTAATAAGCTCTTCTTAGTGCAACTATATAATTGTGATACTGATACTCAGTGTTCCTTTTTTCTTCACGGTTCATCCAGTATGCTACTTTATGGCTGAAATTTTCCCAGGCCATATTTGCTATGCTTCTGGCTGTGTAGGTGTATAACCGACCATCTTTTTCCCGGATGTTAACTTCTATTTTCATGTCATAAAGGGGACCAATGTGGAGAAAATTAATGCTGTATATCCTTCTTCTTAATCGAATTTTTGATACAGTGACTATTAAATCAGCTGAAGCAGAATCATCCGTTATTTCATACCTGGTAAGTTTTGGATAAGAAATAATGAGCTGATTGAGTATGAGTTTGGAAACTGAGTCTACAGCAAGTGTTTCATTTACTTTTTGCTCTGATACCTCCGAAAAAAAACCTGTTTGATTCTCAAAATTGTAACCTTGGGTTGTTAAAAACACTTTTTTTTGATCAATATCGGGTTTCAACCCATTTTTGAAGCCAGAGCATCCGCTTACCAATAGAAAAATTACAATCAGGATATTGATATCCCGAACAAATACTATGGTCACTTCTTCTTTTCTTTATGATAATTGGCAATACGAATGAGCTCTTTTTCCATATCCGCAATTTTACCGGTTAGTATTCCATGCTTCATTCCATAACGAATGAGCAACATGTTCAAAACTCTGTCCGGTTTGCTGACCTTTGGTTCATCTAAAAATCTATTTCTTATGTACTGTATAGCCAAACCCAGCAAGCCAACTTTAAAAAGAAAGAATAAACCCAAACCGTACCATAATGCAGCAAACTGCACATTAATCCCCATTCCAGTAATTAGATCATTGAGGCTTATCCCAATCAGAAAGACGCCTGAAACCGTGTATATGAATCCATCTTTATTCAACACCTTGGCTATTGGCGTTGAAACAACATTCACAAAAACGCTGGTATTGAAGTACCAAAAAAAATAAACTCCCAAAGAAATAATAAAAGCCCATAAAGCATCTACAGATGCGTAAACGAGAATAAAGAAAAGCATCAAAGCCAGCCCGTTCGAACTTTTGACCCAGGCATCAGCTTCTTCAATTATTTGCTCAAGAGGTTTCTCCTTAAGCAAACCCGGTACGTATTTTTCGATACCTTCTCTCGTAATATGATACCAATTTCCATTGCTGGTAGTAATACCATCCGGAAGTTCCAGCATCTGCCACTCAAATCGTCCTCTTTTAAAATTTTCCATATCCAAATATAGGCTTTAATAAAGAAGGATTCAGGCCTGTGCAACTGTAGCAATCATAATTTCTTTACAACCAGCTTCTTTCAACTCAGAAGCCAGTTCAAATGTGGTTGCACCTGTTGTGAATACATCATCAATAATAATGCAAACTGAGTTTTCAATTGCTTCATATTTCTGAACCTGAAAAGCACCCGAAATATTCTTCCTTCTTTTTTCAAGAGAAAATCCTGTTTGTGTGCTCGTATTCTTGTTCCGAATTACAGCTTCTTGTTCAATAACAGGTAAATTAATGACCTCAGCCACCCCCTTGGCAATATGGAAAGCCTGATTATATCCTCTCATTCTTCTTTTCTTTTTGTGAAGCGGAACCGGGAGCAGACCGACTTTATTATTCTTTATCCTTTCTGTAAAAAAAGGGTTTGCCAGCAGACTTTTCCCTAGTTGCCTCCCCAAATCTTCTCCAACCCCAATCAACCTCTGATACTTTAGCTGGTGCAAAAGATCCTGCAAATGTCCCCCCTTGTCAAAATTCCAAAGCGCGTGCTGTAAACTTATTCCTTCCGGCAGCATAATATCGCTGGAAGCAGTTTTACCCTCTCTAGAGGCTTCTTCAAATTTCTCGTTTAAACACAGATTACAGACAAAGTTTTCGTTGCTGGTTAACTTCAATCCACAAACTGTGCACACTTTTGGAAACAGAACCTCTAAAACACCCTCTTTAAAATTTTTAAAAAGCATAATTTTTCCGCATCAATTAAAGCTAAAAGTTTGCTTTTCCTATCACATTTAATTACTTAGCTTCTTATAATTTTGTAAGCAGACCTAAATTATTTTATATGTCTCTGGGAAAAGACCTCGCTTCTATACGCAAAAGCCAAAACCTCTCTCTTGAGGATATACAAAATGCGATTAAAATTCCTCTCAATACCCTAAAAAGCATTGAGAACGATAGCATTTTTTCTGATGCTACCAAGAACAAAACCTATGTGCGCAGCTTTGTAAGAAGTTATGCCAAGGTATTGAAGATCGATGATGAAGAGATTGTTCAGGCGCTCGATGAAGTCGAAGAGGGAAATTATTACGGAGGTTTGATTAGTGATTCAGCGGAAGAAGTCACAGAAA is a window encoding:
- the fabZ gene encoding 3-hydroxyacyl-ACP dehydratase FabZ, with translation MKIEDIKKVLPHRYPFLLVDRVLELEEEKIKALKNVTANEEFFNGHFPGQPIMPGVLQVEALAQAGAIMLMTQKAENPDETLMVFTGINNCKFRRQVVPGDQLVLEVEMGSMRRNFVTMKGKATVDGEVACELEASAALVPKDKA
- the ubiE gene encoding bifunctional demethylmenaquinone methyltransferase/2-methoxy-6-polyprenyl-1,4-benzoquinol methylase UbiE — protein: MSEKVRSMFADIADDYDRVNSVLSFGVHHAWRKKAVLESGAHEGDHVLDCATGTGDLAIEFKKAVGDSGYVLGTDFCAPMIEPAPAKAEKEGLKIDFEVADAMNLPYEDDKFDISSIAFGIRNVDDPVVALKELARVVKPGGRVTVLEFGQPKGLMKYPYELYSQHIMPAIGGWLSGNREAYTYLPRTSAEFPAGDKFLALMDESGAFKEKRAIKLTGGIAYVYVGVVQ
- a CDS encoding histidine phosphatase family protein, translating into MKQLFIIRHGETDNNKAHIIQGRSLDASINELGRQQAQAICDALESYEVHKIVASALRRTHETAQPLADQRKLKIHKHPELDEIDFGILEGKVFTEIKEQVMDVHEKWKSGNVDYAPENGESPRQTYARANAKVEEVLESSSEESIVFMIHGRLTRVLLSEWLGHGLKNMHKIEHQNGAINHLTWHDGKFKAVELNKTDHLMELV
- a CDS encoding phosphoribosyltransferase family protein, which gives rise to MLFKNFKEGVLEVLFPKVCTVCGLKLTSNENFVCNLCLNEKFEEASREGKTASSDIMLPEGISLQHALWNFDKGGHLQDLLHQLKYQRLIGVGEDLGRQLGKSLLANPFFTERIKNNKVGLLPVPLHKKKRRMRGYNQAFHIAKGVAEVINLPVIEQEAVIRNKNTSTQTGFSLEKRRKNISGAFQVQKYEAIENSVCIIIDDVFTTGATTFELASELKEAGCKEIMIATVAQA